One Fundulus heteroclitus isolate FHET01 chromosome 11, MU-UCD_Fhet_4.1, whole genome shotgun sequence DNA segment encodes these proteins:
- the LOC105929335 gene encoding short transient receptor potential channel 2 codes for MDNLTPEQWREIMNKKMRFPPELLNAIHEGKIELLSGLLRTGDGIIRQLDESEDRQWREALNLSIRLGNEDAMDVLLQGVKFDFRQIHEALLVAVDTNQPKVVKRLLDRLDQEKGNKMDVRSFSQAIFDRSIDDSQFAPGVTPLTLACQKDLYEIVTMLTQKGHVIPWPHKISCACLECRNGRQYDLLKFSLSRINTYRGIASRAYLSVTSTDAMLSAFSLSKELRKLSQKEPEFKPQYLGLEQLCQEFAVELLGMCRNQSEVTTILNSCGDESQDALDAQAFEEGIPNLSRLRLAVNYNQKQFVAHPICQQVLSSIWCGNLAGWRGSRTAWKLLVSVGIFLTMPFLCLVYWIAPKSKPGKIIRIPVIKFLLHSASYLWFLITLLGESITMEMYRDKFASRHQNMLHSSFHMVWVVGFFWYECKEVWIEGLRSYFLDWWNCLDMMVLSMYLASFALRVLIILKGHFLCHDQSNSDECVYFTQTVRDSWHQEDPQLISEVLFAVTSMLSFTRLAYILPAHESLGTLQISIGKMIDDMMRFMFILMIIGTAFLCGINNVYVPYVISPHLGRFNETFNFLFWTMFGVGNQDYVDMPQFVLAEFVGRILYGIFTLVIVIVLLNMLIAMITNSFQKIEDDADVEWKFARSKLYLSYFREGLTMPVPFNIIPSPKAVFYILRGTFRHLCCCCSCNTEQKYPPIASESNNKESEESLPYRQQVIRALVQRYIESARREFEETKRKDIGNRITELNKAVSRMHGEMKGLQQLLMTDGHTANDALTKDGSSVLGKYIIGAKNNFRGFNSRQDDKNTSLKVTVHHKEEGADEGKADSEARQDADAQLDQVDESKEEGSQKVTDCDVVKMEEGRAKAEPGDGEETEKREHAEVNKDDDDDVKDEAAEGTGFTSSEEKVKVESTKGREDKREGGINPQATGKPTEMRLEHCKSTEASRETTDAKKIIKKFNNMEMMERTEEAGWTKGKTYESNVVESSQVNKGEEKTGNKTVIQSPTGSSSSKDTGFGSQEGEGSLDGAPVKP; via the exons ATGGACAACCTCACG CCGGAGCAATGGCGCGAGATCATGAACAAGAAGATGCGCTTCCCTCCGGAGCTCCTCAACGCCATCCACGAGGGGAAAATAGAGCTGCTGAGCGGACTGCTGAGGACCGGGGACGGCATCATTCGCCAGCTGGACGAGTCGGAGGACCGCCAGTGGAGGGAGGCTCTCAACCTCTCCATCCGCCTGGGCAACGAGGACGCCATGGACGTCCTCCTGCAGGGCGTCAAGTTTGACTTCCGGCAGATTCACGAGGCTCTGCTGGTGGCGGTGGACACAAACCAGCCCAAGGTGGTGAAACGCCTGTTGGACCGCCTGGACCAGGAGAAAGGCAACAAGATGGACGTCCGCTCCTTCTCTCAGGCCATCTTCGACCGCTCCATCGACGACTCGCAGTTTGCCCCCGGGGTGACGCCGCTGACGCTGGCCTGTCAGAAGGACCTCTACGAGATCGTCACCATGCTCACCCAGAAGGGCCACGTCATCCCGTGGCCTCACAAGATCTCCTGCGCCTGCCTGGAGTGTCGCAACGGCCGGCAGTACGACCTGCTCAAGTTCTCCCTGTCTCGCATCAACACCTACCGTGGCATCGCCAGCCGCGCCTACCTGTCCGTCACCTCCACCGACGCCATGCTCAGCGCCTTCAGTCTCAGCAAAGAGCTCCGCAAGCTGTCCCAGAAAGAGCCAGAGTTTAAG CCTCAGTACCTGGGCCTGGAGCAACTCTGTCAGGAGTTTGCCGTGGAGCTGTTGGGCATGTGCCGCAACCAGAGCGAGGTCACCACCATCCTGAACAGCTGTGGAGACGAGAGCCAGGACGCTTTGGATGCGCAGGCCTTCGAGGAGGGAATACCCAACCTGTCGCGTCTGAGGCTCGCCGTCAACTACAACCAGAAGCAG TTTGTGGCCCATCCAATCTGTCAGCAGGTCCTTTCCTCCATCTGGTGTGGAAACCTGGCAGGGTGGCGAGGCAGCAGGACAGCCTGGAAGCTCTTGGTCTCTGTCGGGATCTTCCTCACCATGCCCTTCCTTTGCCTCGTCTACTGGATAGCGCCAAAGTCCAAG CCGGGAAAAATCATCCGAATCCCTGTGATCAAGTTCCTCCTTCATTCTGCGTCCTACCTGTGGTTTCTCATCACGTTACTCGGAGAATCCATAACCATGGAAATGTACCGGGACAAGTTTGCGTCCCGTCACCAGAACATGCTGCACAGCTCGTTCCACATGGTGTGGGTGGTGG GATTCTTCTGGTACGAGTGTAAGGAGGTCTGGATCGAGGGCCTGCGAAGCTACTTCCTGGACTGGTGGAACTGCTTGGACATGATGGTGCTGAGCATGTACTTGGCGTCGTTTGCGCTGCGCGTGCTCATCATCCTCAAAGGTCACTTCCTGTGTCACGATCAGAGCAACAGTGACGAGTGCGTCTACTTCACTCAGACTG TGCGAGACAGCTGGCACCAGGAGGACCCTCAGCTCATCTCCGAGGTGCTGTTCGCTGTGACCAGCATGCTGAGCTTCACCCGGCTGGCCTACATCCTGCCGGCCCACGAGTCCCTGGGAACGCTGCAGATCTCCATAGGGAAGATGATTGACGACATGATGAG ATTCATGTTTATACTGATGATCATCGGGACGGCCTTCCTTTGCGGCATCAACAACGTCTACGTTCCTTATGTCATCTCTCCTCACCTGGGCAG GTTTAACGAGACCTTCAACTTCTTATTTTGGACCATGTTTGGCGTGGGCAACCAGGACTACGTGGACATGCCGCAGTTCGTTTTGGCGGAGTTTGTGGGGAGGATCCTGTACGGCATCTTCACCCTCGTCATCGTCATTGTCCTCCTCAACATGCTCATCGCCATGATCACCAACTCCTTTCAGAAGATTGAG GATGATGCAGATGTGGAGTGGAAATTTGCCCGGTCCAAGCTGTACCTGAGTTACTTCAGAGAAGGCCTCACCATGCCTGTGCCTTTCAACATCATCCCCTCGCCCAAAGCTGTGTTTTACATCCTGAG GGGGACTTTTAGACATctctgctgttgctgcagctgtAACACAGAGCAAAAGTACCCTCCTATAGCCTCTGAG tccaacaaCAAGGAATCAGAGGAGAGCCTGCCTTACCGACAGCAGGTGATCAGAGCTCTGGTGCAGCGCTACATCGAGTCAGCTCGCAGGGAGTTTGAGGAGACCAAGAGGAAAG ATATTGGTAACCGGATAACAGAGCTGAACAAAGCCGTCTCCAGGATGCACGGTGAAATGAAAGGCCTCCAGCAGCTTCTGATGACCGATGGACACACCGCAAACGACGCGCTGACCAAGGATGGCTCCTCCGTGCTGGGAAAGTACATCATTGGTGCCAAGAATAACTTCAGAGGTTTTAACAGCAGGCAAGACGACAAAAACACATCGCTTAAAGTGACGGTTCACCACAAGGAGGAAGGGGCGGATGAAGGGAAGGCCGACTCGGAGGCCCGGCAGGACGCAGATGCACAATTGGATCAGGTGGATGAAAGTAAAGAAGAAGGATCGCAGAAGGTGACGGACTGTGATGTGGTGAAAATGGAAGAGGGACGAGCGAAAGCCGAGCCGGGGGACGGGGAGGAAACCGAGAAGCGAGAGCATGCAGAAGTGAACAAAGATGATGACGATGACGTAAAAGACGAGGCCGCAGAAGGGACGGGTTTCACTAGCTCAGAGGAAAAGGTGAAAGTTGAGAGCACAAAGGGCAGGGAGGATAAAAGGGAAGGGGGGATTAACCCGCAGGCGACAGGAAAACCCACAGAGATGAGGCTGGAACACTGTAAGAGCACCGAAGCTAGCCGCGAAACAACAGACGCCAAGAAAATTATAAAGAAGTTCAACAACATGGAGATGATGGAGAGAACAGAGGAGGCAGGATGGACGAAGGGAAAAACGTACGAGAGTAATGTGGTGGAAAGTTCTCAGGTAAACAAGGGGGAGGAAAAAACCGGGAACAAGACAGTGATTCAGTCTCCAACAGGGAGCAGCAGCTCCAAGGACACGGGCTTCGGCTCGCAGGAGGGAGAAGGGTCGCTTGACGGCGCGCCAGTAAAGCCTTAA